The sequence CTTTATAAAAATGgaaaagcctctgaaacagCATTCAGAATCTAAACTGTGAAACTCACTGATAATACTGTGTATGTGGCAATTGACAACTGTCTGTTTGCTCATCTGTAGTTTCCATGTGTTTGCCGATCAAATATTATTTAAAGGGTTTGAACACACCTTTGTTTAGAGGAGTTTAGCAATATACACTTAATGCAACCAGTGTAACAGTGAGTCATAGGTGTACGGAGAACTTGAGTTATTAGAATGTTATGTTATTAATTATACATTTAGCAGATTTttaatccttttctttcttttattctcaTTCACACAAGAAGGTGGTTATGTCTGGCAGGCCCATATTTTCACAATGTCAGAAATGTTTCTATTATTCTCTCAAGTCAAGCAATTTTTTTGGTATTAGTGTTTGTGCAGATTTTTGCTGAAGCTCAATTACAAGTCATTGAATAttgtattttaacaaaaaaataaagtatatgCATACATGGTGGTGGTGTAAAATATTCACATGATGATAAAAGACCTGATATTAAAAAACATAACCAGAGGCAAAGAACGCAGCTCCACATTGGTAGATATTAGATTCCTGTGCTTTTATTGGGCTTACACCATGGCCGCTTTCCACAGGCAAAAAGAGCAGTGGTGTAGAAGTTGTCATCAgctttgtctgttgttgttaAAATCTTAGCTAGGTCTGTTTAGCTCAGCTGGAGCAAGTAATGTGGCTATGGATACCTGCAGGTTAATACACCACAAGCACTATTTTACAGCAGAATGCTGGTTCAGCTATGTTTGAAGCGTTCTTCTATATGAAAACAAGATTAGTATTTCTTGTATCTGCATACATCTACTGTTTGTACAGTGCGTACAGAGACAACCTGGCACAATATCTAGAATATGAGAAAACATCTTACTCTCTGGTGTCCCAGGACCTGGCATCTGCTGTGAAGAAAGCTCTGGCTGGAGATCTGGAGGTTCTACTGCTGGAACTGCTGATGTCCCCTCAGCAGTTTGAGGCTCACCGCCTGCAACAGGCCATGGCGGTGAGTGggcgtttgtgtgtttgtatacatGCTTTGGGGGGCTTGGGCAGGGATTTTACGCCTCCTGTCTGTTATATATCCCTGGATTtgctgtatatacagtatgtatgtgcttgtgtgtgtgcagggtttAGGCACAGATGAGGAAACACTCATGGAGATCCTGTGTACACGATCTGGAAAGCAGCTTCAAGAAATCAGTGCCACATACAAACAATGTAAATCACATTTCCTTGCCTTCCCTCAAATTTTTGATTGAATTGATTGTTGTGGACATTTAAACCCCCGATACATAATCTCTTGTATTCTGgcatttgctttattttttgtttgtcccTTTTCAGTGTACAAGAAGGACCTGGAGAAGGAACTGAAAGGAGAAACCAGTGGAGACTTTGCTAAGCTTGTGGTGGCTTTGCTGAATGTAATTTCAGTATTTACTTCCTCTGCCCTCACTTTTTACATCATAACTAAAACAACTGACCTCAAAGCTACAGTAAAGCTCCGACAGTGGGCCTTGTTCCCCCACCATTCATATTGTTAACCCAATTTATCTTCAGTGTGAAATACAGTGACACCTTTATCTGaagattgattgatttttaatattttattacatttagatATGACCTTGAAATtgcaattaaatattttttcattcctctctctcAACAGAAAGAAGATGTTGCTGGTGTGGTTCAAAGAGATATTGAGGTattgttttccacatttttgttAATGCATAAATGGGATATAATAAGGGGTATTACTTGCATTCTGGCACAAGAAGATCTATCTAAAGTTTGCAATAAGAGACCACATCACTCATTTTTAGCGGCACTGTATCAGACATGGGTATACTGCTATTTCTAGGATAGGATTTCTAAGGAAGAAGtaatttcacctttttttcagtattttttggtTCCTAAACTCAGAATGGCTCCAAGGAAGCCCATTTAGACAGATTTATGGCATAATACACTTGCAGCCCTTGCATGGAGCATGTAGTGGTTGTAAGCCAGAGTTGACGGAGATTTCAGATTTTCTGACTGTGTCTTCCTGTTTTAATTCTTCCAGTCTCTCTCTGCGTCAATAAATGGGAAAAAAGCCGATGCAGGACCATGGATTGACATACTGACCTCGAGAGACTCAGACCATCTTAATAAAGGTTAGACTATAactatatttttcttacataGTTATTTCATATTAGTTTCAGTGATTTTGAAAGACATCAGTGTTTTAGATATGAACATGTTCATTCCCCTGACCTTGCATATCACTGACAGTGTTGATGGGACTGGAGCTGGAGATTGGACAGATGGTGGATGAGGTTGTGGAGAAACGATTCTCGGGAGACATCCGACTGGGGTTGAAAGTTTTAGGTAAATATTGTTTGAGATTGTGTTTACAGTAACT is a genomic window of Toxotes jaculatrix isolate fToxJac2 chromosome 13, fToxJac2.pri, whole genome shotgun sequence containing:
- the anxa14 gene encoding annexin A2, whose protein sequence is MDPEYFKSYDMCWGTLGTVRPFSNFHPENDVSDIQAALEKKDAVTLVSILTNRNNAQRQVIDRAFEEMTHKDLASAVKKALAGDLEVLLLELLMSPQQFEAHRLQQAMAGLGTDEETLMEILCTRSGKQLQEISATYKQLYKKDLEKELKGETSGDFAKLVVALLNKEDVAGVVQRDIESLSASINGKKADAGPWIDILTSRDSDHLNKVLMGLELEIGQMVDEVVEKRFSGDIRLGLKVLVQCIQSPDVYLAKRLSTMKTSLVQGIMVSHSEEDLLCIRVAYLKLTGTSLYTALQKQFKGEHLQALLAICRSED